The sequence GCTCAAGCCTTGAGGCAATTCAGTGGAGGCGCTCACACCCTGGTAATCATTGGCAAATCACAGTCTGAGGTCTTGCAAGCCGCAGAAAACCTGAATGACGTTAAAGTTCTCAGTGCAGATCAATTGAACGTCTACGACATTGTTCGTGCTCACGTGATTCTGATCTCCGAGCGAGAGCTTGGTTCCGTGAGTGAGGCCTGGTCATGAAGATCGATATGCATAGAGTCTTGGTTCAACCGTTACTGACTGAAAAGATTACCGGACTTCGAGAAAAAACCAATACCGTGGGTTTCGTGGTTCATCCCGAAGCGAATCGAGTTCAGATCAAGCAAGCGGTCGAGGCTCTGCTCAAGGTTAAGGTTGAGAAGGTCAATCTCATGAATGTTCGTGGGAAGGTTAAGCGGCTCGGTCGTTTTTCTGGTAAACGTTCTGATTGGAAGAAAGCTTTTGTCACACTTAAAGAAGGTGAAAAGCTGGAGATGTACGAAAGCGCCTAATCTTGATCTCGGTCTGTTCCGTAGGGTCTAGAGGGTAAAGGGGTATCGCATGAGTTTAAAAGTCTACCGTCCAACATCCGCAGGTCGTCGAGGTATGACGGCCGTGGTGTCCAAGGAGCTTACTGAAAAAAAGCCGGAAAAGTCATTAACCTCGTTCCATTTGCGAAGCGGCGGCCGAAATAATAATGGACGGATAACTGTTAGATTTCGCGGGGGTGGGCATAAGCGGCTATATCGAAAAATTGATTTTCGTCGAGACAAAGTCGGTATTTCAGCCAAGGTTACAGCTATTGAGTATGACCCGAATCGATCTGCAAGGATAGCACTGTTGAGCTATCGAGACGGGGAGAAGCGGTATATCTTAGCTCCAGTCGGACTCAGTCTGAACGACGAAGTCCAATCTGGTCCACAGGCAGAAATCAGACCAGGGAATGCGCTTCCATTGATGAATATGCCGCTTGGTACGACCATTCATAACCTCGAATTGAAGGCTGGGAAGGGTGGTCAATTGATCCGAAGTGCCGGTGGGTTCGCGCAGGTCATGGGGCGTGACGGTGACTATGTACAGGTTCGACTGAAGTCTGGAGAAATGCGCAGAATCTTGGGCGTTTGTATGGCGACGGTCGGACAAGTCGGTAATGTGGATCATGAGAATGTCAGTGTCGGAAAAGCTGGACGGGGCCGATGGAAGGGGAAAAGGCCGCATGTTCGCGGTGTGGTGATGAACCCGGTCGACCATCCGCATGGAGGGGGCGAAGGGAAATCAGGTCAGGGAAATCCACATCCTGTTTCGCCATGGGGGCTTCCGACGAAGGGCTACAAGACCAGGCAAAATAAAAAGACCGAGAAGTTTATCATTGCTCGACGAAAGTCAGGAGTGCGCAATGCCTAGATCGGTAAGTAAAGGGGCGTTTATCGATGGTCATTTGCTCAAGAAAGTGGAGCAGATGAATCAGACGAAGGACCGTAGGTTGATCAAGACGTGGTCGCGTCGGTCGACAGTCGTCCCGGACATGATCGGCCATACCTTCGCTGTCCACAACGGGAAAAAATTTATCCCCGTGTTTGTGACTGAAAACATGGTCGGCCATAAGTTGGGCGAGTTTGCTCCAACGCGGTTTTTCAAGGGGCACGGACAGGCTAAGACTGAGAAGGCCGTCGCGCTGAAGTAGAAGCATTAACGATATAAGTTTATCGATCACAGGATTTTGAAGATGACTGAAGCACATGCAATTCTAAGATTTGTTCGTGTCGCGCCGCGAAAAGCTAAGCCGGTGATCGATATGATTCGTGGCAGGCAGGTGCCGATGGCGTTGGCTATCCTGAAGCACATTCCTCGGCATGCCGCTCGAGTTGTCGAAAAGATCGTTCGTTCCGCTGTGGCGAATGCGGAATTGAAGGAAATGGGAGATAGTGAATCCATGGTGATCTCCAAGGCCTTCGTCAATTGCGGCCCCACATACAAGCGGGTGCGCGCGCGGTCAATGGGAAGGGCGAACGCAATACAGAAACGTACGAGTCACATCACCGTCGTGGTCACGGCACCAGAAGGTCCAGGCAATCACAAGTAGGCTGATTCTCCTTTATTGAGGCATTTAGCGCATGGGTCAAAAAACACATCCAATCGGTTATCGTCTTGGTTACAACTACACGTGGAGTTCTCGTTGGTATGCGGGGAAAGATTACGCCAAGCTTCTTCATCAAGACGTCAAAATTAGGAAGATGGTTAAGGCTCGGCTCTATCACGCTGGGGTAGCAAAGGTTGAAATTGAACGTTCTGGAGATCAAACCAGAGTGATCATTCATACGGCC is a genomic window of Candidatus Nitrospira kreftii containing:
- a CDS encoding 50S ribosomal subunit protein L23 produces the protein MKIDMHRVLVQPLLTEKITGLREKTNTVGFVVHPEANRVQIKQAVEALLKVKVEKVNLMNVRGKVKRLGRFSGKRSDWKKAFVTLKEGEKLEMYESA
- a CDS encoding 50S ribosomal subunit protein L2 — its product is MTAVVSKELTEKKPEKSLTSFHLRSGGRNNNGRITVRFRGGGHKRLYRKIDFRRDKVGISAKVTAIEYDPNRSARIALLSYRDGEKRYILAPVGLSLNDEVQSGPQAEIRPGNALPLMNMPLGTTIHNLELKAGKGGQLIRSAGGFAQVMGRDGDYVQVRLKSGEMRRILGVCMATVGQVGNVDHENVSVGKAGRGRWKGKRPHVRGVVMNPVDHPHGGGEGKSGQGNPHPVSPWGLPTKGYKTRQNKKTEKFIIARRKSGVRNA
- a CDS encoding 50S ribosomal subunit protein L22, whose product is MTEAHAILRFVRVAPRKAKPVIDMIRGRQVPMALAILKHIPRHAARVVEKIVRSAVANAELKEMGDSESMVISKAFVNCGPTYKRVRARSMGRANAIQKRTSHITVVVTAPEGPGNHK
- a CDS encoding 30S ribosomal subunit protein S19 translates to MPRSVSKGAFIDGHLLKKVEQMNQTKDRRLIKTWSRRSTVVPDMIGHTFAVHNGKKFIPVFVTENMVGHKLGEFAPTRFFKGHGQAKTEKAVALK